In Phyllobacterium zundukense, one DNA window encodes the following:
- a CDS encoding ABC transporter permease, whose product MIRWLKRFYFLVIGLFLSLPLIVVAGVSVNAKQTLAFPPQGFSLSWYGEIFSNTEWRSALIASVVLATTSAALAVLIALPLSWFLWRRIAPWANIFQVLGIAPFTLPPVITALGLLTFWATTGFYGQPWTAVIGHAIFFVTLPLVTLSLGFSAIDRSFVEAAATMGANDRTIFRTVVLPLILPYLVSGYAFAFVLSLNEYIVAYMTVGFTLETLPIKIFNALRYGYTPTMASVTILFVFTAAVIFSLVAKFGDLPKLLGAMASDEP is encoded by the coding sequence ATGATCCGCTGGCTCAAGCGATTTTACTTCCTGGTCATTGGCCTTTTCCTCAGCTTGCCGCTGATCGTCGTGGCTGGTGTCTCCGTCAATGCAAAGCAGACATTGGCCTTCCCGCCGCAGGGCTTTTCCCTCAGCTGGTATGGCGAAATCTTCTCCAACACTGAGTGGCGCAGCGCGCTTATCGCCTCGGTCGTTCTGGCAACAACCTCGGCCGCGCTCGCCGTCCTGATTGCCCTTCCACTGTCGTGGTTCCTCTGGCGGCGTATCGCGCCGTGGGCGAATATCTTTCAGGTACTTGGGATAGCTCCGTTTACTCTGCCGCCAGTCATTACCGCGCTCGGGCTGCTGACCTTCTGGGCAACGACCGGTTTCTACGGCCAGCCGTGGACCGCGGTCATCGGACACGCGATCTTTTTCGTTACCTTGCCATTGGTCACCTTGTCCCTCGGCTTCTCCGCCATCGACCGTTCGTTTGTCGAGGCCGCGGCCACGATGGGCGCCAACGACAGAACCATCTTCCGCACTGTCGTACTACCACTGATCCTGCCCTATCTCGTATCAGGCTATGCATTCGCTTTCGTGTTGTCGCTCAACGAATATATCGTTGCGTACATGACCGTTGGCTTCACGCTGGAAACGCTGCCGATCAAGATTTTCAACGCTTTGCGTTATGGCTACACCCCGACAATGGCTTCAGTGACCATTCTTTTCGTTTTCACCGCTGCCGTCATCTTCTCTTTGGTCGCGAAGTTCGGCGACCTGCCCAAGCTGCTCGGCGCAATGGCATCGGATGAACCATGA
- a CDS encoding ABC transporter permease produces MKREPPQSIADYGPLFFPAGMLLIFFVVPFGTMIAVSFFKRQEGGFYTPAFVFSNYERFLSAFFGGVLGFSLMLAVTVAICCVVLALPFTYLLSRLSRRLQVIWLVGLLSVLSLSEVIIGFAWSTLLSRTAGLSNLFVKIGLLDQPVALFPSFGAVLTGMVYQALPYTILVLYPAIVRLDPTLMEAARTLGSSPIRAFFNVLVPALRNTIMATLIMVFIFALGSYLLPQILGRPQHWTLSVLITDQAIYQSNMPFAAAMAVFLVLVTLGLVALTLLIGRKGEKA; encoded by the coding sequence ATGAAGCGCGAGCCGCCGCAATCGATCGCCGATTATGGGCCCCTGTTCTTTCCTGCCGGCATGCTGCTCATTTTCTTCGTTGTGCCTTTTGGCACGATGATTGCCGTCAGCTTCTTTAAGAGGCAGGAGGGCGGCTTCTATACTCCCGCATTCGTCTTCTCCAACTATGAGCGCTTCCTCAGCGCATTCTTCGGGGGCGTACTGGGCTTTTCACTTATGCTTGCGGTGACCGTTGCCATCTGCTGCGTCGTACTGGCACTGCCCTTCACGTACCTGCTTTCACGGCTTTCACGGCGCCTGCAGGTGATCTGGCTTGTGGGACTGCTCTCTGTGCTTTCCCTGTCCGAGGTGATCATTGGGTTTGCCTGGTCGACGCTGCTCTCGCGCACGGCGGGCCTCAGCAACCTATTTGTGAAGATCGGCCTTCTTGACCAGCCAGTCGCGCTGTTCCCGAGCTTCGGCGCTGTGCTGACGGGGATGGTCTATCAGGCCCTGCCCTACACGATCCTGGTTCTGTACCCCGCCATTGTCCGCCTCGATCCAACTTTGATGGAGGCGGCGCGAACACTTGGTTCCTCGCCCATCCGTGCCTTTTTCAATGTCCTGGTGCCCGCACTGCGCAATACGATCATGGCGACGCTCATCATGGTTTTCATCTTCGCGCTCGGCTCATACCTGTTGCCGCAAATCCTCGGCCGGCCGCAACATTGGACGCTTTCAGTGCTCATCACCGATCAGGCGATCTATCAATCCAATATGCCGTTTGCAGCGGCGATGGCGGTATTTCTCGTACTTGTGACGCTCGGTCTTGTAGCACTGACATTGCTGATTGGCCGCAAGGGAGAAAAAGCATGA
- a CDS encoding ABC transporter ATP-binding protein, whose translation MSGLVLNNVSKQFGTFTAVDNVHLSVPHGTFVCLLGPSGCGKTTLLRIIAGLEDPTNGTILLDGADITDVPTHRRNLGMVFQSLALFPHLSVGENIAYPLRIRGAAREEQKKRVDELLTLIHLPGYGDRPVSKLSGGQRQRVAIARALALSPKIFLLDEPLSALDAKLREAMQVELRQLQQKLGITTIVVTHDQREAMTMADTVVVMNGGHIRQAAPPIEIYRKPADTFVADFIGSTNLIETKADSSGAATIFGQRVTGLALPAGAQKATISVRPEDVHLTAPGNGAIDGTVTFVRDLGGTIETFVEAGGQQIVAVSTPRERPEVTAGQAVGIVLSPDVCVVLKQ comes from the coding sequence ATGTCCGGACTGGTTTTGAACAACGTCAGCAAGCAATTTGGGACATTTACCGCGGTCGACAATGTGCATCTGTCGGTGCCGCACGGCACCTTTGTCTGCCTGCTTGGTCCATCCGGTTGCGGCAAGACCACGCTGTTGCGCATAATTGCCGGACTTGAAGACCCCACGAACGGTACCATTCTCCTTGACGGAGCCGACATTACGGACGTCCCGACGCACAGGCGGAACCTTGGGATGGTGTTTCAATCGCTGGCGCTATTTCCGCATCTGAGTGTCGGCGAGAACATCGCTTATCCGCTGCGCATTCGCGGCGCAGCTCGCGAAGAGCAAAAAAAACGCGTCGATGAATTGCTCACCCTCATCCATTTGCCCGGCTATGGTGACCGGCCGGTGTCGAAGCTATCCGGTGGTCAGCGTCAACGCGTAGCTATCGCCCGGGCTCTGGCGCTGTCGCCAAAGATATTCCTGCTCGACGAGCCACTGTCGGCCCTTGATGCGAAACTGCGCGAAGCCATGCAAGTGGAACTACGCCAGCTCCAGCAAAAGCTCGGGATCACAACCATCGTCGTCACCCACGACCAGCGCGAGGCGATGACCATGGCCGATACGGTCGTGGTCATGAATGGCGGACATATCAGGCAAGCGGCCCCGCCAATTGAAATCTATCGAAAGCCGGCCGACACCTTCGTTGCGGATTTCATCGGCTCGACCAACCTGATCGAAACCAAAGCAGACAGTTCAGGAGCTGCAACAATATTCGGGCAGCGGGTAACCGGTCTTGCGCTCCCCGCCGGCGCACAGAAAGCCACGATTTCGGTGCGCCCCGAAGACGTCCACCTGACAGCACCTGGCAACGGCGCCATCGACGGAACTGTTACTTTCGTCCGCGATCTCGGCGGCACCATTGAAACCTTTGTCGAAGCGGGCGGCCAGCAAATCGTTGCTGTATCGACCCCGCGCGAACGGCCCGAGGTCACTGCGGGCCAAGCCGTCGGCATCGTTCTGTCCCCTGATGTCTGCGTGGTGCTGAAACAATGA
- a CDS encoding PotD/PotF family extracellular solute-binding protein has protein sequence MDTFLKTGASRRAVLGAGVMGAAVLAMPNILRAQDKSLKVGVYGGYFKDSFDKNIFPEFTKATGIAIESVAEPTGEAWLVQLEQAAKAGAAPADVSMMSQVAMLKGQTTKLWTPLDLAKIPNSKNLIDRFVNKYPDGSVAGIGAVSWYITLVTNTDVYKEAPTSWAAFWDKANADKLGLLALVSNSFLLEVTAKTFFGGTNALDTEEGLLKAFDKLAEVKPNVRLWYRDEAQFEQSLKSGEIPMGQYYHDVTGLAASEGHPVRSTFPKEGGVQDSGCWALSRASKKADEAHIFIDYMSQPAIQATLSRKVGTSPTVKRELLDLNDKEFAAVSSDIEPIIPRYDLYTTKSDWLNQKWTELIVG, from the coding sequence ATGGACACTTTTCTGAAGACGGGCGCCAGCCGCCGCGCGGTACTTGGTGCGGGCGTGATGGGTGCCGCCGTTCTGGCAATGCCAAACATCCTGCGTGCGCAGGACAAGTCGTTGAAGGTCGGCGTCTATGGCGGCTATTTCAAAGACTCGTTCGACAAGAACATCTTTCCGGAATTCACCAAAGCAACCGGCATCGCTATCGAATCCGTGGCCGAACCAACGGGCGAAGCCTGGCTGGTCCAGCTTGAGCAGGCCGCAAAAGCTGGCGCCGCCCCCGCAGATGTTTCGATGATGTCGCAAGTGGCAATGCTGAAGGGTCAGACGACCAAACTGTGGACGCCGCTCGATTTGGCAAAGATTCCGAATTCAAAGAACCTCATTGACCGCTTCGTCAACAAGTACCCTGATGGTTCCGTCGCGGGTATCGGCGCGGTCTCATGGTACATCACGCTCGTTACCAACACCGATGTCTACAAGGAAGCGCCGACGTCGTGGGCAGCGTTCTGGGACAAGGCCAACGCCGACAAGCTCGGACTGCTCGCTCTTGTTTCGAACTCATTCCTGCTGGAAGTGACTGCAAAAACATTCTTCGGAGGCACCAACGCTCTCGATACGGAAGAAGGACTGCTGAAGGCCTTCGACAAGCTTGCAGAGGTCAAGCCGAATGTCCGCCTGTGGTACCGTGACGAGGCCCAGTTCGAACAATCGCTGAAGTCGGGCGAAATTCCGATGGGGCAGTATTACCACGACGTGACCGGCCTCGCTGCTTCCGAAGGGCATCCGGTTCGTTCCACCTTCCCCAAGGAAGGCGGCGTTCAGGACTCCGGCTGCTGGGCTCTGTCGCGTGCATCGAAGAAAGCCGACGAAGCACATATTTTCATCGACTACATGAGCCAGCCTGCCATTCAGGCGACGCTATCGCGCAAGGTTGGTACTTCGCCGACAGTGAAACGCGAATTGCTCGATCTGAACGACAAGGAATTCGCGGCGGTATCTTCCGATATCGAGCCGATCATTCCGCGCTATGACCTCTATACAACCAAGTCCGACTGGCTCAACCAGAAATGGACTGAGCTGATCGTCGGTTAA
- a CDS encoding amino acid ABC transporter permease, translated as MIEFTFWDIVRNLLLAARWTVLLSIVAFAGGAIAGLTILLLRISKRRWLRRAAEYYIGLFQGTPLLMQLFLLFFGLPLLGFRIEAWTAAVLGLTLCASAYLAEIWRGGVQALPNGQWDAGSSLGLHYIAQLRLIILPQAFAITRAPTVGFLVQLIKSTALTSIIGFEELVRTSNAINNATFEPFTVYGLVALIYFVLCYPLTRYTKILELRTARQH; from the coding sequence ATGATCGAATTCACTTTCTGGGACATCGTGCGCAATCTCCTGCTGGCAGCCCGCTGGACGGTCCTGCTGTCCATCGTGGCTTTTGCCGGAGGCGCGATTGCCGGATTGACGATCCTCCTGCTCCGCATCTCCAAGCGGCGCTGGCTGCGCCGTGCGGCTGAATATTACATCGGCCTCTTCCAGGGAACGCCGCTGCTGATGCAGCTCTTCCTGCTGTTCTTCGGCTTGCCACTGCTAGGCTTCCGTATCGAGGCATGGACGGCCGCAGTCCTCGGGCTGACGCTCTGTGCGAGTGCCTACCTCGCCGAAATCTGGCGTGGCGGCGTGCAAGCATTGCCAAACGGCCAGTGGGATGCGGGAAGCAGTCTCGGCCTGCACTACATAGCGCAGCTGCGCCTTATCATCCTGCCGCAGGCCTTCGCGATTACGCGGGCACCGACCGTCGGCTTTCTGGTGCAGCTGATCAAGAGCACTGCACTGACCTCGATCATCGGTTTCGAAGAACTGGTCCGAACCTCGAATGCCATCAACAACGCAACTTTTGAACCTTTTACGGTCTATGGATTGGTAGCGCTGATCTATTTTGTTCTGTGCTACCCGCTGACGCGCTATACAAAGATATTGGAGCTCCGAACCGCTCGTCAGCATTGA
- a CDS encoding amino acid ABC transporter permease, with amino-acid sequence MGYALDFGWLNGAIGMIASGAAMTIFLIAVTTVAGVILSIFGAAAKRSRYPILRKAIGVYVELIRNTPFLVQLFFIFFGLPRFGIRLDPVIAAMLAMTLNMTAYTTEIVGAGLDAVPNGQREAAAALGLPAWLVFIKIVLPQALKVIFPALTSQIIIMMLESSVVSQIAVRELTYEADMLQARTFRAFETYFVVTIVYLGMSIGLRRLLFATGRRAIAGGMA; translated from the coding sequence GTGGGCTATGCGCTCGACTTCGGCTGGCTGAATGGCGCGATCGGCATGATTGCCAGCGGCGCGGCGATGACGATCTTCCTGATCGCTGTCACCACCGTCGCTGGCGTCATCCTGAGCATATTCGGGGCTGCAGCCAAACGCAGCCGCTATCCCATCTTGCGCAAGGCCATCGGGGTTTATGTCGAGCTCATCCGCAACACGCCATTTCTGGTGCAGCTCTTCTTCATCTTCTTTGGGCTCCCGCGGTTTGGCATTCGCCTTGATCCTGTCATCGCTGCCATGCTGGCGATGACGCTGAATATGACCGCCTATACCACCGAGATCGTTGGCGCCGGGCTCGATGCCGTACCCAACGGTCAGAGGGAAGCTGCGGCGGCATTGGGTCTGCCGGCGTGGCTCGTCTTCATCAAGATCGTGCTGCCGCAGGCGCTGAAAGTCATTTTCCCGGCGCTGACCAGCCAAATCATCATCATGATGCTGGAGTCTTCGGTTGTTTCGCAGATTGCGGTGCGCGAACTCACCTACGAGGCGGACATGTTGCAGGCGCGAACGTTCCGGGCCTTCGAGACGTACTTTGTCGTGACTATTGTCTACCTCGGTATGAGCATCGGCTTGCGCAGGCTCTTGTTCGCAACGGGACGGCGCGCGATTGCCGGAGGCATGGCATGA
- a CDS encoding transporter substrate-binding domain-containing protein encodes MTIYKTLRASFTALLLISGASIGVANADAIDDITKAGVLNVGVFADFPPFSSASADMTLKGYDMDVAQALADALKVKLNPVPVTGQNRIPYLTERRVDLLMSVGHSKEREQVIDFAAAYAPYYIAVIGPKALEVKSKDDLAGKSIAVNRGTLEDTSLTEVVPASADVKRFDNYNSVIQAFISGQTQLMVVGNDVGAQVLARQEALAPEQKFQLLTSPSHIALNKKEDRLKQAINDTVTKMLSDGSLNKSSEAWLKTPLNPENLKD; translated from the coding sequence ATGACAATCTACAAGACACTGCGAGCATCCTTTACCGCACTTCTGTTGATCAGCGGCGCGAGTATAGGTGTGGCCAATGCCGATGCGATCGATGACATCACCAAGGCGGGCGTCCTCAATGTCGGCGTCTTTGCCGACTTCCCGCCCTTCTCTTCCGCCAGCGCCGACATGACGCTTAAAGGCTATGATATGGATGTGGCCCAGGCACTGGCCGATGCGTTGAAGGTAAAGCTCAATCCGGTTCCGGTAACCGGTCAGAACCGCATTCCTTATCTTACGGAACGTCGCGTCGACCTTCTGATGAGCGTCGGCCACAGCAAGGAACGTGAGCAGGTGATCGACTTCGCTGCCGCCTATGCGCCCTACTACATCGCCGTCATCGGGCCGAAGGCCCTTGAAGTGAAGAGTAAAGATGATCTTGCCGGCAAGAGCATTGCCGTCAATCGTGGTACCTTGGAAGATACATCACTGACAGAGGTGGTTCCGGCTTCGGCCGACGTCAAGCGCTTCGACAACTACAACTCAGTGATCCAGGCTTTCATTTCCGGGCAGACTCAGCTCATGGTGGTCGGCAATGACGTCGGTGCACAGGTTCTTGCACGTCAGGAAGCCCTGGCTCCCGAGCAGAAATTCCAGCTTCTGACATCGCCGTCGCACATTGCCCTCAACAAGAAAGAGGATCGCCTCAAGCAGGCCATCAACGATACAGTGACCAAGATGCTGAGCGATGGCAGTCTTAACAAGAGCTCGGAAGCCTGGCTGAAGACACCGCTCAATCCTGAAAACCTCAAGGATTGA
- the speB gene encoding agmatinase has protein sequence MASWDEKKLNELRAKYGESHGGELFDPTFRKVADKIFSKSGTRLAPYSGMPTFLTAPHMPVDSSNPDFGNLQVAMVGVPMDLGVTNRTGSRFGPRALRTIERIGPYNHVLECAPVFDLRVADIGDVPFASRYRLEQSHDDIERRINQIVDAGVVPLSVGGDHSITHPIMKAVGKKRPVGMIHIDAHCDTGGAFDQTKFHHGGPFRNAVLDGVLDPNRTIQIGIRGSAEYLWEFSYESGMTVIHAEEVTGLGIPAIIEKARKIVGDGPTYLSFDIDSLDPSFAPGTGTPEVGGLTTREVLELIRGLKGINLVGGDVVEVAPQYDATTNTAHAGAQVLFEILSLMVFSPFVQGQR, from the coding sequence ATGGCATCTTGGGATGAGAAAAAGCTGAACGAACTGCGCGCGAAATATGGGGAAAGCCATGGCGGTGAGTTGTTTGACCCGACATTCCGCAAGGTCGCAGACAAGATCTTTTCAAAAAGCGGTACGCGCCTTGCACCGTATTCGGGCATGCCGACCTTTTTGACCGCCCCTCACATGCCGGTCGATTCCAGCAATCCCGATTTCGGCAATCTCCAGGTCGCCATGGTTGGCGTGCCGATGGACCTCGGCGTAACTAATCGCACCGGCTCGCGTTTCGGTCCGCGGGCGCTGCGGACCATCGAGCGCATCGGTCCATACAATCATGTTCTCGAATGCGCACCAGTGTTTGACCTGCGCGTTGCAGATATTGGCGACGTGCCTTTTGCCAGCCGTTACAGGCTCGAGCAGAGCCATGATGACATCGAACGTCGCATCAACCAGATCGTGGATGCCGGTGTTGTACCACTTTCCGTAGGCGGCGATCATTCTATTACCCATCCGATCATGAAAGCTGTCGGCAAGAAGCGCCCGGTGGGCATGATCCATATTGACGCGCACTGCGATACAGGAGGCGCCTTCGACCAGACCAAATTCCATCATGGCGGTCCCTTCCGCAATGCGGTCCTCGACGGCGTGCTCGATCCGAACCGTACTATCCAGATCGGCATTCGCGGCTCGGCGGAGTATCTCTGGGAATTCTCCTACGAATCCGGCATGACCGTCATTCATGCGGAAGAAGTAACCGGTCTCGGCATCCCCGCTATTATCGAAAAGGCGAGAAAAATCGTCGGCGACGGTCCTACCTACCTTTCTTTTGATATTGACAGCCTCGATCCAAGTTTTGCTCCTGGAACTGGCACCCCTGAAGTCGGCGGGCTGACGACACGTGAAGTCCTTGAGCTTATCCGCGGTCTCAAGGGCATCAATCTTGTTGGCGGTGACGTCGTGGAAGTTGCACCGCAGTATGACGCCACGACGAACACCGCCCATGCGGGCGCCCAGGTCCTGTTCGAAATCCTCAGCCTGATGGTATTCAGCCCGTTCGTTCAGGGCCAGCGCTGA
- the gcvA gene encoding transcriptional regulator GcvA — protein sequence MTQGRLPPLNPLRAFEATARHGSVTAAARELNVTHGAISHQIKALEATLDVQLFERGAQRLKLTPQGALLLPTVSKAFEDIAATTALIKRPTTSGELTVTCVPALLSLWLIPRMNQFTEQYPDIRLTLIASNESDHLHSSDVDVCVLYGHGNWADCWIRLWTTLKLFPVASPTLLNMRPLRSVRDLRNHVLLHGDDGREWNTWLAAADATEHARGAQHFMSDARLSTEAAVYGQGVALGDTITASHLIAKGELIVPFDLTVPANNAFYVACRNEVRNAPIVKVFIDWLFASLETDTITEPQTSARRIIRPRNGKVSAQERLATPPSIPTTRPKRLDRAALKRRAKTDIR from the coding sequence ATGACGCAAGGTCGCTTGCCCCCGCTGAACCCGTTGCGCGCCTTCGAGGCGACAGCACGACATGGCTCCGTGACTGCCGCAGCGCGTGAACTTAACGTTACACATGGCGCCATCAGCCATCAGATAAAAGCGCTGGAGGCCACTCTTGATGTCCAGCTGTTCGAACGTGGCGCTCAACGTCTCAAGCTTACGCCGCAAGGGGCGCTCCTCTTGCCGACGGTATCAAAAGCATTCGAGGATATTGCTGCGACGACTGCGCTGATCAAACGTCCCACGACAAGCGGCGAACTCACGGTGACTTGCGTGCCGGCGCTGCTTTCGCTTTGGCTCATCCCGCGCATGAACCAGTTCACCGAGCAGTATCCGGATATCAGGCTGACGCTGATTGCGTCGAACGAGTCGGATCATCTCCACTCCTCGGATGTCGATGTCTGCGTGCTCTATGGCCATGGCAATTGGGCCGACTGTTGGATAAGGCTCTGGACGACGCTGAAGCTGTTTCCTGTCGCAAGTCCGACGCTGCTCAACATGCGGCCTCTTCGCTCCGTACGCGATCTGCGCAATCACGTGCTCCTCCATGGCGACGATGGCCGTGAATGGAACACTTGGCTGGCTGCAGCCGACGCAACCGAGCACGCCCGAGGCGCGCAGCACTTCATGAGCGACGCTCGGCTCTCGACGGAAGCGGCAGTTTACGGCCAGGGCGTTGCACTGGGCGATACCATCACCGCAAGCCATCTCATTGCCAAGGGCGAGCTGATTGTCCCGTTCGACCTCACTGTGCCGGCAAACAATGCTTTCTACGTTGCCTGCCGCAATGAGGTGCGCAACGCGCCGATAGTCAAGGTTTTTATCGACTGGCTGTTTGCCTCGCTGGAGACAGATACAATCACCGAACCGCAAACCTCGGCTCGGCGTATCATCCGTCCGCGCAATGGCAAGGTCAGTGCTCAAGAGCGTCTGGCGACCCCTCCATCCATTCCAACGACTCGCCCGAAACGACTCGACCGCGCCGCTCTGAAGCGCCGGGCAAAAACCGACATCCGATAG
- a CDS encoding aminotransferase has product MTVARLNPLVTRLSPPPIPAVQAWGNSYDGSLGPLIDLSQAVPGYPPHPDMLRWLGEAASSLAYTNYGAIEGETSLREAYAAHVSEVYGAEIAGGNIHITSGCNQAFICAVMAVAAAGDTVLMSDPFYFNHETTLSMLGIKTGFVACDSANGFVPTVEAVERALTPDVRALTLVTPNNPTGAIYPPERLKAIFDICQKNGIWLILDETYRDFLPEGAGAPHFLLGEKNWQNNLIQLYSFSKSFCIPGHRLGALTAGENVVDEVAKIMDNLQICAPRAAQGAVARALPALIEWRAGNRHEIDLRAKALREVMKDLGGWKLEAIGAYFAFIRHPFESRSSTKVAEHLAKKAGILSIPGEYFGAKHTQFLRFAFANADAETIQQLRSRMVDFSL; this is encoded by the coding sequence ATGACTGTTGCCCGACTGAACCCGCTTGTGACGCGCTTGTCGCCTCCGCCGATCCCAGCTGTACAGGCATGGGGCAACTCTTATGACGGCAGCCTTGGCCCACTGATCGATCTATCCCAGGCTGTTCCCGGTTACCCGCCGCATCCGGATATGCTGCGTTGGCTGGGCGAAGCTGCGTCATCGCTTGCCTACACCAATTATGGTGCAATCGAGGGTGAAACTTCGCTGCGCGAAGCCTATGCGGCACACGTGTCCGAGGTCTACGGTGCAGAAATTGCCGGCGGCAACATCCACATCACATCAGGCTGCAACCAGGCGTTTATCTGCGCAGTGATGGCTGTTGCTGCGGCGGGTGATACGGTGCTGATGAGCGATCCGTTCTATTTCAACCATGAAACGACTTTGTCGATGCTCGGCATCAAGACGGGTTTCGTCGCCTGCGACTCCGCCAATGGGTTCGTGCCGACAGTGGAAGCCGTCGAACGCGCGCTGACACCGGACGTGCGTGCTCTTACCCTCGTTACTCCCAACAATCCCACTGGCGCTATTTATCCTCCCGAAAGACTGAAGGCGATCTTCGACATCTGCCAAAAAAACGGCATCTGGCTGATCCTCGATGAGACCTACCGCGATTTTCTGCCCGAGGGCGCGGGTGCGCCGCATTTCCTTCTCGGCGAAAAGAACTGGCAGAACAATCTGATCCAGCTCTATAGCTTTTCCAAATCGTTCTGCATTCCGGGACACCGGCTCGGGGCGCTCACAGCAGGCGAGAACGTCGTCGACGAGGTCGCCAAGATCATGGACAATCTGCAGATCTGTGCGCCGCGAGCGGCTCAGGGCGCAGTTGCGCGGGCCCTGCCGGCACTCATCGAATGGCGCGCCGGAAACCGGCACGAAATCGACCTGCGAGCAAAGGCATTGCGGGAGGTCATGAAGGATCTCGGTGGTTGGAAACTAGAGGCCATCGGCGCTTATTTTGCCTTTATCCGCCATCCCTTCGAAAGCCGCTCATCGACCAAGGTGGCCGAGCACCTCGCCAAAAAAGCCGGGATTTTGAGCATTCCCGGCGAGTATTTTGGTGCAAAACACACCCAATTCCTGCGTTTTGCATTTGCCAATGCCGATGCCGAAACCATCCAGCAGCTGCGCAGCCGGATGGTTGACTTCAGTCTGTGA